CCTCGGATGCCGGTCCTACTTGGACTCCCAGCAAAGATCCTGCTACTGCGCCCCTGCGAGGAGCTCATCCTACAATGGCAACAAACAGGGCAACAGCAGGGAGAGGCAGCAGCGCCAGAAGTATGGCTGGAAGGATCGCAACGAGATATAGTACAGGATCACTGCTTCCGAGGGTGTGGGACACGAGGGGTATCTGAATAAGTGCGCGTTGAATGTTTTCGTTAACCTGTTTTGTCTTAGTTTATAACTGGGTGGTCCTATGCGTTGGTCTCCCGATTCGACGAATTTCATAGTTGCATACCAAATAGTGTCATATCCAGACtgttaaataaattgatatttttaccttttttagaagagttttattttgaaatagtCCGGCTTATGCATAGTCATAATATACGGTTCGGCAATTTGTATGGATAATCTAACAAAGTTATTCGGGATGTCAAGGAAATTTAAGATACCTTGAAGTACTGCTCACGTTCATTTCCCCCAATGTACATATATAGTGAATTGAAATATTAAGGTGATAAATTATGCTAACTAAAGGATATATTATCaaattttgacaaaaaagagaagtcaaaaaatatttaaaaagattttcatatGTTACGCTTTTGTAAATAAAGTGTATTTTTTGTTCACATAGATCCCTCCATATGGATTTGAACGAAATCTCTCGTGCGTTAATCTTAAAATGAAcgaaataaacaagaaaggaagttgacttcggcaagccgaagtttgtacacccttgcagttatacaaaataattaataattttattaaattgaattcgaaattctttaaaatataaaaatttatatttccaatattataagataatagtcaaaaagccccaaagctataatttgtttcacattatttcccaccaattatccgatcgttcctatgacagctatatgatatagtcgtccgattttaataaaatttagttcgaaattcagaactaattaaaaaatgttattttcaagcttataaggttatatgttgaaaaacacaaaagatataatttttatttcatgttttcctactaattttcagatcgttcctatggcagctatatgatatagtcgtctgattttgataaaatttaattcgaaattccaaatcaaataaaaaatgttatttccaagcgtaggaggttataagttaaaaaacaccgaagatataatttttcaatattatttgaccactaattttccgatagttcctataggagctatatgatataatcgtccgattttgaaaaaatttaattcgaaattcagaattaatttaaaaatgttatatccaagcttagaaatgtatatatgttaaaaaacacgaaagatataattttttttaaaatttgttcccccatagttcctatgggagctataagatatagttgtccgaaccggctggatccgacttatataatacctgcaatagaaagaagacttttgggaaaatttcagcccgatagttttaaaactgagagactactttgaaacggacggacggacagacggacatggctagatcgactcgtattgtgacgctgatcaagaatatatatactttacagggtcggaaacgtctccttcactgcgttgcaaacttctgactgaaatcattataccctctgcaagggtataataaaacGAAATTGGAAGCGATCTACTCCATAACTCGACTGCAGTGCAAGACTGCCTAACACGTGCTACTATCGATAACGGAGTAAGCGCTATAACGCGAAATTAATATGATCAGCTGCTAGGTGTGAACTCCAAGAAATTGTCAATTTGTtattacttttgaaaaatgaattaaatcgAGCTCTTGATAAACTCTGCAGTGGATCGCCACAAGGCAACCGTAGGGAAAGTCGTGGAATTGGCAGCAATGTCGGCGACAACCTTTCAGGAATTGCAATACTTGGCAGGTTCCTCAAAGGCATAGGACCTTTGTAAGTACTACAAATAACTCTCATCATTATTTAATAGataattggaatttaaatagCCGCGACTCGGATCATTTTGGGAGAAGGATGTTCCCCAGAGTTCAGACAAAAGTGTGTCGAATTGTTTCCGATTTTTGTCGTGAGGTTATCCTCCAACTTGCTGGCGACTATCTACCTCCCGATTTTCTCGCCCAGGAGAAGATCACCGAAACAGTCAAGGGATTTAAGAGCACTGGGTTTCCCCAGTGCCTTGGAGCAATTGGTAGGTCAAGCATATTTAGAAAGCATGTTTAGAAAGTGAATTTCCAAATAGAGAGATGCCACATCAAGATAAGTCCGAAATTACAGGATGCTGAGGCTTTCCGAAACAATGTGGCCCTTTTCGCATTAGTAGATTTTCGGTATGAAATACTATGTACACAAATGGAATAagataatttaaattctttcaaAAGTTACAGATTTTCTTACATAAGTATTGGAAGGCCCGGTAAAAGCCACGATTCACATATATATGGTTTTAAGCGGGAACTAATTGAGTCGGATTTGCGTAGAGAGAATGCCAAGTCTGTTCAGGGAGTTTGGGTGCCACTACTACTAGTGGGAGACTCCGCATCAAGATTTTCCAGGCACGTCATGAAACCATATCCCTCTTCCATGGTCGCAACTCCAGAGCAGAGAGCCTTTAATTACCACCTAACAAGGGTAAGGCGGTTAGCCGAAAACGTCTTTGTCCACCTCAAGGCAATATAAGAAGCAATTCCCTAGTAATTGCTTGCTGCTGCATTCTTCACAACTTTTGCATTGCTCACGACTGCTCCATTGACGACAACTGGCTGGCAGCAGTGccccagcagcaggagcagcccGAGAGAGAAGCTTTTATAAACTATACAAATGAAAGAGCAGAGGCCATTCGGCGAGCTTTGGGGAAACATTTCATGAAtccaaattcaaaataaactcTAAAAATTTCTTATAGCATAGTTTATACTggagctataaaataataacaaatacgCTTAGATTTTAGGAAGATATAACCTAGATGAACTACTTCCTGTAAATCCTTTCCAGGATGTGCAACAGGCGGTGCTGGAATTTGGCGGAGTCCTCGGCTATTTTTTCCAAGGCCGCGGCCTTTCTCTCCTCCGCCTCAACCAACCTCTCGGTCAAGTCGGAGCGACTGTTTTTTGCCAGGGGGCCCGAGGGCTCCCCAAAAGAAATTTCGATGGCAAAACTGGAGTTGCTTTCTTCTGAACACTCGATATCACAACTGGCCTCCGCGAATTTCAGGAAGTCTGCAGacaagattttaaaatacactGAACACTTCTTGTATTATTATAGTAATACCTTTGCTCTCGAAATGAATATCCGCCACTCTATTAGTGGCCTCCAGAATGTAACTCAGCCGGTCAAAGTGCTCCCACGTCGAGGGTCTTCCGCTTGACGGATCCAACCTGTCCAGCTCCCTTCTAGATATTGAtatgattatttatattttctcaaAGGATATGTCGTTGAGTGCTCTTATAGTATCTTACCTGTACCTCTTTAccatattttccattttatttttaacttccTTGTGATTGGGCCCGAAGTCCTTTAATTTTTCGGCAATTTCCCTGTAgatttgtgtgtttttgcGGTCCCCCCGGAGACCGGGCAAATTATCCTCCCACTGCTCAAAGAGCGATTCGACGGCCTCATTGCTCCAAGTAAATCTGGTAACTGCGTAGGAAAAGCATGAAAGTCATTTGTTACtgattcatttttaaaataatttacgtTTATATGTGGGCCCCATAACATTAGTTTGCAGACTGATAATGAATGATAAGCAAACACCCGAGTTTCGAAGAGACTCCACTTTCTGCCATCACTAGGTCTATTCCAAGTCAGTGTAAGGCCGCGTTTCCATTTTGGGCGCGGGAGATCAAATTCCGCGCTTCATTATAGGCCAGCTTTTTTATTCAtcactttttttgtttgtatagCAGAGCGCTGACACTTGAAACTGCTGTTCTCAGATTCTGTTTTTCGTTtccttattataattttttgtccaaAGCCCATGACAATTTatacaaatgtttttcttCAAGGGTGACATCAAAAAGCTGTGGTTTTTGTTTCAAAAGTTAGAGCCGATACGGTCTTACTATTTTTGTTAAAAGTAGCCAAATCTGGCGAAATATAGCTGACGCGCCACCTCCACTACCCAACATACACAGTGTTGTGAAACACAGCACACACGAAACAAGCGCAGCGATTTTGCAATCCGCAGAAGACTTATTATTAATAGCTTATTTATGCGGATGGGCAGCGAGCTGAGGACCTAAGATGGGCTACGACGTGAATCGCTTTCAGGGGGAGGTGGACGAGGAGCTCACCTGCCCCATCTGCTCCGGAGTGCTGGAGGACCCGCTGCaggtttgttttgtttgcactTCGTGCAAAGTACACACACGCCATGGATACACATATGTACTGCATATATCTACCGATTTAGGCCGTGATGTGCGAGCACGCCTTCTGTCGCGGATGCATTAACGAGTGGCTAACCCGCCAGCCCACATGTCCTGTGGATCGCAATGCCCTGACGACCGCCAACCTGCGGGCAGTGCCTCGCATATTGCGCAACCTACTGTCCAGGTGAGAACCACCCAAGGCCTCCGCCTCCACCTCCTCGTGAGCCACAATCTAATCTCCCACTCCTGCCAAGCAGACTGTCAATTACGTGTGACAATTCGCCATATGGCTGCACGGCTGTTCTAAAGCTCGACGCCTACAATTCCCATCTGGAGGAGTGCATCCACAACCCGAAGCGTCCGTTTCCCTGTGAAAAGGGCTGCGGCTTCGACATACCCAAGGACGAGCTGAAGGATCACAACTGCGTCCGGGAGCTGCGCACCTTGATTGTTAAGCAGACGGAGAAGATGGGCGAGCTCAAGTCGGAGCTCACTGACCAGCAGCTGACCATCAACGAACTGAAGCGGGAACTGCAGCTATTTAAGGACTTTATGCGTGCCATGCGCGTCTCCAACCCTGCGATGCGGGCCATAGCCGACCAGATGGAGCGCGACGAGGTGATCCGCTGGAGCAGCACGCTGCCAAGGGCCAGGGTCACGCGCTGGGGGGGAATGATCTCTACGCCTGACGATGCACTGCAGGTGAAGCCTCGGATATACCATACTGCTCGCTGAAAAattaactactcccccctttGACAGCTCATGATCAAGCGCGCCTTGTCCGAGTCGGGTTGTCCGCCACACATCCTGGATAGCCTCATGGAGTTCTGCCACGAGCGACGCTGGCCACGCGGTCTCAGTTCGCTGGAGACGCGACAGACCAACCGTCGAATCTACGACAACTATGTGTGTCGACGCATTCCAGGTGACTAGGATGAGTCCTGAAATCAACGCGCTCCTTTTAAAATCCAACTATTCCACAGGCAAGCAGGCTGTGCTCGTCTTGAGCTGCGACAACCTTCACATGACTGAGGACGTCATGATCGATCCCGGCCTGGTCATGATCTTCGCCCATGGCATCGAGTAAGCACACGCCGCTGCTTATCCACTTATCCTAGGTTAACTGCTAACTATATCGAACAGTGCTCAGTTTTGTTGATTCCTTAACTTAAGTATAAGCATTAAAAGCAAtagtttaagaataatatcaaAAACAAACCATTCAATCGCCTCATGACGACTTTCAAGttgtacaaaaaattatacatttatttcgaATCTCTGTTTTTCCATTTAGTTCGTAAACAATTTCGCATATTCCATTACAAGTCGCATACCTAATATTACATGTTTGATTAAGCGATCTCAACAAATGTCCCTTTGTTATCGTTCACTTCATCCTCATTTTGATGGAAGAATGCTGTGAGTGTCTTAATTCGTGTTTCAATTCTTAAAATTCTGAAATATTTGTCAATACTCTTAGAATAAAATTGGAAcaagtaataaaaatgtatttaacttACGAATATCGTAGATTTGTATTCAATATGGGGACCGTTCTGTGTTAATCTAGGGTATTTATTATGTCAGaggaaataattatttttaatacaaggTCTGCTTCAGCTATCCCTTCTTTCTGCATGTTTATCTTATGAATTAGAAGAAGTAATACAATCGTTTTTCCACTTAATCCAGCCTCTTATCAGCCGAAGGGGACGACAATCGGCTGCATTGAGAAATCTCAGGCAGAAGTTCACTGGGATGCCCTCCACTCACAGACACCAACAACTTACAGTCGCGGAGATCACTCCGCCTCCGCCCATGGCACCCGTAAAAGTTCTGGGCAACATCTGTTTCCCGAAAAGGAAATcgaacagcaacaaaaaccagGCACCGcctgaaaaataaacaaaagaaatCCAAACTAGTTCCTCCACGAGCTTTAGATGCTAACCGGTTTCGGCTTTTGTACAcccgttttgtttttttcctgCAGAAtacattattaaatttttgcatttgttaCATGTGCCAAAAATCGTTTGATTATACAAGCCAGTTTTTGTCAAATTTGTTCGTATTTGCCGAAACATCTTGAATATTGATAGAAGCAATTAGCGCCGTCGGACAAAGGGGATGGCCCCCCGTGGCGATTGAAAAGTGAGAGTTGATCTGCCGATCGGAAAGGCTGCGATCCGACAGTTGATCGCGAAGCGCCCTAGCTAGCGGACGTGTCCAGCTGCGATCCCGGAGGAAAACTAATCGAAGAGTCCGCAATGAATCTGTCAGTTCCGGTGCTAATCGCGGCCCTCATCTGTCTGGGGGCTGCGTCGGCGTTCCCCCAACTGAGGCAGCGCAACGAGAAGCAGGTCCAGACCGGGGAGGATGATTTGCGTAAGTTGTTGCTTGTAGCTTTCAAATTTATGATTATATTTCATTGGTATACCAATAATTTGAAAACATTTGAGGAGACGCATTGAGTTATACACAAAAAGATGAAcgatttttttgaaaataaaagtaaaatgaaCAAACATAGACAAACtatgttaaaaattaatttttacaaattagtACAAAATAGTTACTTTGTAATATACGAATAACTTAGACGGGAAAGAGTGTTACAATTGAGTGGAATTCTCTGTCTGTGGAATCTTTTCGAGAATGTTTAAATCGAATAAAACCATAAACCTTGTTTAAAACCACCTCTAATTAAGTAATACAACTCTCAAAAAGCATTTATTGTTGAAGCTTAGTTCTACATTCTAGCATTtaacattaaattattaattattgtaTCTACTAGATCGAAATCTAATGTTTAATGTAAAAtctattaattttaaactttggtCGTTTTACAGCATCCAAGGGCGCCTTAATCGAGGAAGTGGTGGTGGAATCCGCCTTGTACATCAAACCGAAGGCTAACCCTCAGGTGCGTCGCGTGCGCTCGGTTTTGGACCAAGTCTCCGGAATCACCCACAAGCGAGTGAAGCGCCAGTTTGGTAGTCAGTTCGGAAATCAGTATGCGGGAAACCCAGGCTTCGGCGGTGGTTTCGGTGGAAATCCCGGATTTGAAGGAGGTTTCGGTGGTAACCAAGGATTCGGCGGCAACCAAGGATTCGGCGGCAACCAAGGATTCGGCGCCAATCAAGGATTCGGCGGAAATCAGCAGCTTGGTGGAAAAGTCCAGGCAGGCACATCGGCCGGAGCTGGGGGAACCAAAGCGGGCGTTGATGTTGGCGCCGGACCAGATGGCGGCAATGCCAACGCCAATGTGCAGTTGAATCCTCTGGGACCCCTAGGCCCCGATGGATACAACCAGGAGCAGGCCGCATCCAATGGAGCCGCCAACAGCAACTACAACAATGGACTCAACTCCGGTTCCTCGGCAGCTATTGGACAGGCCCAAGGTTTCCAATCGCAGAGCGCTAATGGATCATTCGGGGCCTCCTCCGCCAGCACTGCTACCCAGTCCCAGAACTCTAGTCCCTTTGGTAATAACAATGCCGCCGGTGCGTCGCTGAGTCAGGTGTACCATCTGCCAAATGGGCAGACCATCAACTTCAGCTCCACGAACAGCTTCGCTAATGGTGGTGCCAACCATGGCAGTAGCCACGGCTCCGCTGTTTCCGTTACCCGTTGAGAACAATGTGTATTTCCAACGGAAAATACCTCCAAGTTAATCTATTGGTCAGCAGACCTATGTGCAAATGtctaaaatatgcaaataaatatttatgattcaATCGAAGGTATATTGAGATAATCAGAGGGGGGAACGATAGGTTTGACAAAATAGTGTCGCCTATTCTAAATTTATggatttataataaattaaaattgtattggtaaaaaataatttttacattaATACAATTATTGTTTCTAATAAACATAAGAAATATCTTTACATATAATTCCTCTCGTAGGTTTTTGTAATTTGTCAATAATggttttaattcattttttttacagtCTGATTAacataataaagaaattttcCCCAGCATTGCTTTTACAAATTTGTGCCACTCGCAAAAAATTGTAGAATAGATTGAAATttcctaaaattaaattgtaaaatggTTAATCTTTATTTGCGCGACTAGGCCCAACTGATGTTCCTTAAGATAACTAATCCGACTCGCTCTCGCTTTCCGACTGGAAGTCGCCAACTTCAATGGAAAACTTGTACTCCTGATCGCAGCCCAGGTAGGAATCGCTCATGTAGTACAGAGTGTAGTCGTGTTTGCCCGGACTAGGGGCCACAAAGTCAAGCTTGACCTTAGCCTTCTGCTGCAGCGTGAGCCGCTTGATAGAGAGCAGGGAATTGGTCTTGGGGTCACCGATGACAACCCACCATCCTTCCTCGCGTTTCTGCGGGAAGAAGGGAGCGATGACTGGCCCGGTGACCTCATCCTCGCGCTCCAGTTGAACCACCACATTGACGGTTGACCCGGAGTTGATGCGATCTTTGTCCACCACCTCGTAGTTCAGCTCAATGTTGGGATACCGGTTACAGAACCGGGCCACATCGGCCATTTGTAAGTCAGAGAGCTGCAGCAGGCGGATGCGATCATCATCCTCCAGTTCCATGATGTCAAAAACGGTTTCAATTTTCTATAAAACGGAAATGAACCCCATTAGAAAAGTTGCAAAATATAAATCGCTCGTTTTCATACCTTTTCTGTGCACCGCTTGACAATCTCGGGACTAAAGTGCGGCAACTGTTTCAAATACGAGTCCTTGCTCCACATGGCCTGCGTGACCATCTGGGCCAGCTCCATGGCAGCCACAGCCGGAGACAGCCAGCCGTTCGAACTCAGCACGTCCACACAGGCTTGAATGAGGCGGATGGCCTTGCTCAGAATCTGTTCAGTATCGCCCTGCAGTTCGGGGCCCAACTGCAATCGTGAAAGATGGGCCTGGAGCAGCAAATTCGTCTTGATATGCGGGTCATTGAACCTACAACAGGACAGTATATCATTTTTCTGGTATAACTTGTATACGGCCAGCTTACTTTGGAGCCGTTTCGTTGGGTCCGGTGAGCTTGTTGGGTAAGCGCTGGGAAAGAGTGCGCAGGACCTGTTCCTCATGGTGCCTCACCACCACATCCTCGTACTCAGCTGCTGATGAAATGATCTCCAGCAGACCACGAACTTTCGTTTTGCTGTTGAGTGACAAACTGAAGAGTTCTAGGGGATAAATTAAAGGGAAActaagatacattttatttaacttaataATTTTGCTTCTTACCGATCGTTGTGTAGTTTATATAGTAGTAGGCTGCAATCATGCCCAGATTGAGCGGAAGGGTGTCCATATCGTCCTCCACGCTGATACACTTTGATTGCTCCAGGTCGCTCAGCGTATTCTCCACCAACTCCGAGAGATGATCGGAAAGATGGCGATGGGTGACGCCCTGCAGATTGTAGTAATTGGGGTTTTGGGTGAGTCTCCTGTATAGGAACGTCCATGTAAGATAATCCACTGCATCCTGCTTGTTTTCAATCGTCTTAGTCACAACTTCGGCGTTAAAGTGATCGTGCATTCGGTGGTCCAAATGACTTTCGATGGGCAGCGGCTCGTTGATGAACTTCTTAAAGAAGTCCTTCTTGCTGCTCTGGCACATCAACACACACTTGGCATCCGCGTCCTCGTTGGGGCGATTGGCTCGTCCAATCATCTGCAGCACATCCGTAATGGGATAATCCTCATACGAATGGTTCTTGCCGTTGTAGAATTGCGTGTCCATTATAATCACCAAGTGAGCGGAAATGCTCATGCCCCAGCAGAGGTCCCTGGAGACAACGGCTACTTGCACTGCGCCGGAGTCAAAGAGTTGCTCCACAAGGCGATGGTCGGAGGAGGAAAGTCCCTCATGGAGATAGGCAACTCCTTGGGCTAGAGTCTCCTTCAATGTTTTGTCCGTCATTCTCTCCAGGAATGGCTTGatatcctcctcctcggcgtGGAAGAATCGATTCGGTTGCAAGTCTGAGGCGGCGTAGGTCAGAACATCAATGGCCGTGAGCCTGGCCTGCTTTCGGGACGAGACGAATACAATTACTGGCTTGTGGGCACTGTACTTGAGGATGGCATTGTAAACCGGCTTGGACATCGTGGCAATCCTGGTCGCGTTGTGGGTGACATTAAAACCTTGGATGTGCAGCTCCAACGGAATGGGTCGCACACTCGGGTGGAAGTTAAAGGTGGCATTGGGATTACAGCCCAGCCACTGGGCCACATCCCTGGCATCGGTCAGTGAAGCAGACAGGGCCACTATCCTGATCTGCTTCTCAATCTGCGAGCTTATGTACCGCATCCTAGAGCACACGATCTCCAGCACGGGACCGTCCTCGCCACCCACCAGCTGCAGTTCGTCCACAATGAAAAGGTTCACCAGTTGCACGTTCTTCCTCTGCTTCCATCTGCGGGACAACACATCCCATTTGTCCGCTGTTGTAATGACCAGCTGACCCTTGGCTATCAGCTTGAGATCGGTTCCGGTTTCTCCGGTCAATTTAACCACTTTTATATCCAGTGAACCGAACTTAGTATGCCAATCCGCAAATACAAGATCCGCCAGAGCCTCTTGCGAAACCAAATAGACACATCTGGCATCCGATTGAGTGGTGAACAATCGCATAATGGCAAACTCGGCTATGGTCATCTTTCCGGATCCAGTTGGAGCTCCAACAAATACGTTTTCATCACTGTTGTAAACCGCGTTGAAGACCTGAGTCTGGATGGGATTGAACTGCGGAAACCGTTGCGAATAAAACGATTCAAACTTGGGTTGCCGGAGTGCACTAATGGGAAGTGGTTGCAAATCCAGTAGCTCCGTAGGTGGCATGTTCTTCTCCGGCAAAATCAAGTGGCGGAAGGAGACGGGCAGTTGAGTTTCTGCCCCGATCCAGCGGTCCGAGACAATTCGGAGAAAGTATTGCGGAGGCAAGGGCTCGAAAACGGGAACAAAGAACTTCAGCTGATGCTCATCTTGGGAATACTTCTGCTTTAGCAAGAAGAACTCGTGATGGAGAATGAGTTCAGAGTCCACATCTTCGATTAACACCCAGAAACCTTCAGAGGCTCCATGAACCTTCTCATCCCATTGGAAATCGGGAGTGATGGTAAGTTCCACTCTCAGAGTTCCCCTTGTAATGGGTTGAATATGCGTGGAGAGCTCCAACTTGGGGAACTGATGCACAAATTTGTGGATGGTTTTTCCAAGCTTGGGCACTCTAATCAGCTCGCCCAGTTCATGGGGCTCCAAGTCGTAAAGCCTTCCCCATGGGAAGTGTTTTTTCTCTAGCTTCTTTGCAATCTCGTCGGGCATCTTCTTGAACTGTCTAAGTGGAGTCATCGATTGCCACATCCTCCTATCGATCATCTTACAAAGCGTCAACGTTTTATCCGCCAATTGAGCCCATCCGCGCGTCAGGACAATCTCGAAGATAGCCCTCATTAATCGAGCTGCGGATTGAGTGATAAACACCATGTCCGACATCAGGGCAAAGCCCTCCAGTTTCAATTGGGATATATAAGCCTGCAGAAGAACATTCACCTTGGCACTGTGTTCCTCAATAGACTCCTTGATGGGAATGGGAACTCGTTCCATTAGCTTCTGCAGCTCCAACT
This window of the Drosophila biarmipes strain raj3 chromosome 3L, RU_DBia_V1.1, whole genome shotgun sequence genome carries:
- the LOC108030584 gene encoding E3 ubiquitin-protein ligase NRDP1 isoform X1, which encodes MGYDVNRFQGEVDEELTCPICSGVLEDPLQAVMCEHAFCRGCINEWLTRQPTCPVDRNALTTANLRAVPRILRNLLSRLSITCDNSPYGCTAVLKLDAYNSHLEECIHNPKRPFPCEKGCGFDIPKDELKDHNCVRELRTLIVKQTEKMGELKSELTDQQLTINELKRELQLFKDFMRAMRVSNPAMRAIADQMERDEVIRWSSTLPRARVTRWGGMISTPDDALQLMIKRALSESGCPPHILDSLMEFCHERRWPRGLSSLETRQTNRRIYDNYVCRRIPGKQAVLVLSCDNLHMTEDVMIDPGLVMIFAHGIDLLSAEGDDNRLH
- the LOC127010918 gene encoding uncharacterized protein LOC127010918, yielding MFPRVQTKVCRIVSDFCREVILQLAGDYLPPDFLAQEKITETVKGFKSTGFPQCLGAIERCHIKISPKLQDAEAFRNNVALFALVDFRYRFSYISIGRPGKSHDSHIYGFKRELIESDLRRENAKSVQGVWVPLLLVGDSASRFSRHVMKPYPSSMVATPEQRAFNYHLTRGDIKKLWFLFQKLEPIRSYYFC
- the LOC108030585 gene encoding PE-PGRS family protein PE_PGRS5 — encoded protein: MNLSVPVLIAALICLGAASAFPQLRQRNEKQVQTGEDDLPSKGALIEEVVVESALYIKPKANPQVRRVRSVLDQVSGITHKRVKRQFGSQFGNQYAGNPGFGGGFGGNPGFEGGFGGNQGFGGNQGFGGNQGFGANQGFGGNQQLGGKVQAGTSAGAGGTKAGVDVGAGPDGGNANANVQLNPLGPLGPDGYNQEQAASNGAANSNYNNGLNSGSSAAIGQAQGFQSQSANGSFGASSASTATQSQNSSPFGNNNAAGASLSQVYHLPNGQTINFSSTNSFANGGANHGSSHGSAVSVTR
- the LOC108030584 gene encoding E3 ubiquitin-protein ligase NRDP1 isoform X2, translated to MGYDVNRFQGEVDEELTCPICSGVLEDPLQAVMCEHAFCRGCINEWLTRQPTCPVDRNALTTANLRAVPRILRNLLSRLSITCDNSPYGCTAVLKLDAYNSHLEECIHNPKRPFPCEKGCGFDIPKDELKDHNCVRELRTLIVKQTEKMGELKSELTDQQLTINELKRELQLFKDFMRAMRVSNPAMRAIADQMERDEVIRWSSTLPRARVTRWGGMISTPDDALQLMIKRALSESGCPPHILDSLMEFCHERRWPRGLSSLETRQTNRRIYDNYVCRRIPGKQAVLVLSCDNLHMTEDVMIDPGLVMIFAHGIE
- the LOC127010919 gene encoding uncharacterized protein LOC127010919, whose amino-acid sequence is MGPTYKLTRFTWSNEAVESLFEQWEDNLPGLRGDRKNTQIYREIAEKLKDFGPNHKEVKNKMENMVKRYRRELDRLDPSSGRPSTWEHFDRLSYILEATNRVADIHFESKDFLKFAEASCDIECSEESNSSFAIEISFGEPSGPLAKNSRSDLTERLVEAEERKAAALEKIAEDSAKFQHRLLHILERIYRK